In the genome of Nitrospiraceae bacterium, one region contains:
- a CDS encoding MFS transporter has protein sequence MKTILSALRSGHWPSLVGAWLHFEVSFMAWLLIGALGISIAEELGLNSTEKGLLVACPLLGGAFLRVGVGLASDRFGAKRTGLCLLGGVIIAVMWGWLGVTSFVQALGMGLLLGVAGASFAVALPIASRAYPPAHQGFALGVAASANSGTVLAMFFAPRVSELVGWHGVFGLMIVPLVGTFLLFWFLVRSDARFARTERQPQWWYEVTAMLRQPSVYWLCLLYAVTFGGFVGLCSTLPIFLHDQYGLTLVEAGSVTALCGLLGSLIRPFGGFVADRFGGIVVLGPVFAAIAGLIASLGELPSVGWAVSLLIGAIATMGFGNGVVFQVVSERFPKQIGLASGVIGAAGGFGGFLLPVWLGVLKDLSGSYRTGLWLFAAVSVAAAVSVALIIRRTEDRNDEGS, from the coding sequence ATGAAGACGATTCTCTCGGCGTTACGCAGCGGCCACTGGCCGTCATTGGTCGGAGCCTGGTTACATTTCGAGGTCAGCTTCATGGCCTGGCTCCTGATCGGAGCCCTGGGAATTTCGATCGCCGAGGAACTGGGCTTGAACTCCACAGAAAAGGGTTTGCTCGTGGCCTGCCCGCTCCTCGGGGGCGCCTTTTTGAGAGTGGGTGTCGGTCTCGCGAGCGACCGGTTCGGGGCCAAGCGAACGGGATTGTGCCTGCTCGGTGGTGTGATCATCGCGGTGATGTGGGGATGGTTGGGCGTGACGAGTTTCGTGCAGGCCCTCGGGATGGGGTTGCTGCTGGGCGTGGCCGGAGCCAGTTTTGCGGTGGCCCTTCCCATCGCGAGCCGGGCTTATCCGCCGGCGCACCAGGGATTTGCGTTGGGAGTCGCGGCATCGGCGAACAGTGGCACCGTCCTGGCCATGTTCTTCGCGCCGCGCGTGTCCGAACTGGTCGGTTGGCACGGCGTGTTCGGCTTGATGATCGTTCCGCTCGTCGGGACATTTCTGCTCTTCTGGTTTCTTGTCCGATCTGATGCGCGGTTCGCTCGGACAGAACGCCAGCCGCAATGGTGGTACGAGGTCACCGCCATGCTGCGGCAGCCTTCCGTGTATTGGCTCTGTCTGCTCTATGCAGTCACGTTTGGGGGGTTTGTCGGGTTATGCAGTACGCTCCCCATTTTCCTTCACGATCAGTATGGATTGACTCTCGTGGAGGCCGGTTCTGTGACGGCCCTGTGCGGATTGCTCGGAAGCCTGATCCGTCCGTTCGGCGGGTTTGTTGCAGACCGGTTTGGGGGAATCGTCGTGCTGGGGCCGGTCTTTGCAGCAATCGCCGGGCTCATCGCTAGCTTGGGAGAACTGCCTTCCGTCGGATGGGCAGTGTCACTGTTGATCGGTGCCATTGCCACGATGGGGTTCGGCAACGGTGTGGTCTTTCAAGTGGTGTCGGAGCGGTTTCCGAAACAAATCGGCCTGGCTTCCGGCGTGATCGGCGCAGCCGGTGGTTTCGGCGGGTTTCTCCTCCCTGTCTGGCTGGGGGTGCTGAAAGATCTGTCCGGCAGCTACCGCACGGGGCTGTGGCTATTTGCGGCTGTATCGGTGGCTGCCGCTGTCAGCGTGGCCTTGATCATTCGACGAACGGAGGA